The following proteins come from a genomic window of Aequorivita marisscotiae:
- the guaB gene encoding IMP dehydrogenase → MTAHNNKILGEGLTYDDVLLVPAYSEVLPREVSIATKFSRNISLNVPIVSAAMDTVTESAMAIAIAREGGIGVIHKNMSIEEQAAEVRKVKRAESGMIIDPITLHKENTVGDAQNTMREYSIGGIPITDKNGSLIGIVTNRDLRFEKDLKRPLSEVMTTENLVTVAQGTSLKEAEIILQKNKIEKLPVVSDDGKLLGLITFRDITKLTQKPNANKDQYGRLRVAAALGVTADAVERAEALVNAQIDAVIIDTAHGHTKGVVEVLKKVKQKFPDLDVIVGNIATAEAAKYLVDAGADAVKVGIGPGSICTTRVVAGVGFPQFSAVLEVAAALKDSGVPVIADGGIRYTGDIPKAIAAGADCVMLGSLLAGTKESPGVTIIYEGRKYKSYRGMGSVEAMREGSKDRYFQDVEDDIKKLVPEGIVGRVPYKGELFESMTQFIGGLRAGMGYCGSKDIETLKQSGQFVKITASGINESHPHDVTITSESPNYSR, encoded by the coding sequence ATGACCGCACACAACAACAAAATTCTAGGAGAAGGCCTTACGTACGACGATGTACTTTTAGTGCCTGCCTATTCTGAAGTTTTACCTCGCGAAGTTTCTATCGCCACAAAGTTTTCTCGTAATATTTCATTAAACGTTCCAATTGTTTCCGCAGCTATGGATACCGTTACCGAAAGCGCCATGGCTATTGCCATTGCACGTGAGGGTGGTATTGGGGTAATTCATAAAAATATGAGTATTGAGGAGCAAGCTGCCGAAGTGCGCAAAGTAAAGCGTGCTGAAAGTGGAATGATTATAGATCCAATTACGCTTCACAAAGAAAATACGGTAGGCGATGCCCAAAACACAATGCGCGAATACAGCATTGGCGGAATACCAATTACCGACAAAAACGGAAGTTTAATTGGCATTGTAACCAATCGCGATTTGCGTTTTGAAAAAGATTTAAAGCGCCCGCTGAGCGAAGTAATGACTACCGAGAATCTAGTAACGGTGGCTCAGGGTACTTCTTTAAAAGAGGCGGAGATAATTCTTCAAAAAAATAAAATTGAAAAACTGCCCGTTGTTAGCGACGATGGCAAATTATTGGGGCTAATTACGTTTAGGGATATTACCAAACTAACCCAAAAACCCAATGCAAATAAAGACCAATACGGAAGACTTCGCGTTGCCGCTGCGCTCGGCGTTACTGCCGATGCTGTTGAAAGAGCCGAGGCATTGGTAAACGCACAGATTGATGCCGTAATTATCGATACCGCACACGGACATACAAAGGGCGTGGTTGAGGTGTTGAAAAAAGTAAAACAGAAATTCCCGGATTTAGATGTAATTGTTGGAAACATTGCAACAGCCGAAGCGGCAAAATATCTAGTAGATGCCGGCGCAGATGCGGTTAAAGTAGGCATCGGACCAGGTTCTATTTGTACAACGCGAGTAGTTGCCGGAGTTGGTTTTCCACAATTTTCAGCGGTGCTGGAAGTTGCTGCAGCGTTAAAAGATAGCGGTGTGCCCGTGATTGCCGATGGTGGAATTCGTTATACTGGCGACATTCCAAAAGCAATTGCTGCAGGTGCAGATTGTGTTATGTTAGGTTCGTTATTGGCAGGTACTAAAGAATCGCCCGGAGTAACTATTATTTACGAAGGAAGAAAATATAAATCGTATCGCGGAATGGGTTCTGTAGAAGCTATGCGCGAAGGTTCTAAAGATCGTTATTTTCAGGATGTGGAAGACGATATTAAAAAGCTGGTGCCGGAAGGAATCGTGGGTCGCGTACCTTATAAAGGTGAATTGTTTGAGAGCATGACACAGTTTATTGGCGGACTTAGAGCAGGTATGGGCTACTGTGGTTCAAAAGATATTGAAACTTTAAAACAATCGGGACAATTTGTAAAAATTACCGCTTCAGGAATTAATGAGAGCCATCCGCACGATGTTACCATTACCAGCGAGTCCCCAAATTACAGCAGATAA
- a CDS encoding TonB-dependent receptor domain-containing protein codes for MLKNALFLLFVFANISAFAQFSVSGKVISKETKTPIAYAEVYILDLGRSKVSDAEGNFEFLDIPTGTYEFAVFNLEYEVLKNQLTISENTAITFELELLGEQLSEVLITKRKEEIFALRNLKQVEGTAIYAGKKSEVVMVENLTLNTATNNARQIYAQVVGLNIYENNDGGLQLNIGGRGLNPNRTANFNTRQNGYDISADVLGYPESYYTPPADAISEIEVVRGAASLQYGTQFGGLINFKLHQPNSKKKIEWVSRQSLGSYNLFNSFNSLGGTVGKFGYYAYYNFKTGDDFRPNSEFDSHNAYAHLEYNFSENTKLAFEMSYLNYLAQQPGGLTDSQFEEDPTFSNRTRNWFKVDWKLYSLRLDHSFSEKTDVSINLFALDAFRKSVGFRENRVSQQDNLDAPRELISGNFNNWGAEARLLTHYNLFGKEHVVLFGGKYYQSNNSERQGPGTNGSDANFDFASEAFPNYPRQSDFEFPNLNFAAFGENIFNLTPKFSVTPGFRFEYIKTQSKGEYKKINFDIAGNPILNEDIADNRMFDRAFVLLGVGLSYKPVKSLEVYGNLSQNYRSVTFNDIRITNPSLVVDPNITDEQGYTFDLGARGRVGKYLSYDIGGFFLSYQDRLGVIVREVSDIQEERFRGNIGDAVTYGLESFIDWNIMETFSTNRNFRMNYFVNLALTDSEYTSSEENNVEGKKVEFIPAINLKTGLGFGYKNFLGSLQYTYLSKQFTDATNSGRDFESQSGIVGEIPAYDILDLSLSYTFGRFKLESGINNVLDNSYFTRRATGYPGPGILPSQPRTWYATVQVRL; via the coding sequence ATGTTGAAAAACGCCTTATTTTTATTATTCGTATTTGCAAATATTTCGGCATTTGCACAATTTTCTGTTTCCGGAAAAGTGATTTCAAAGGAAACCAAAACGCCTATAGCCTATGCCGAAGTGTATATTCTCGACCTCGGAAGGTCTAAAGTAAGTGATGCCGAAGGAAATTTTGAATTTCTTGATATTCCCACGGGAACTTATGAATTTGCGGTTTTCAATTTGGAATATGAAGTTCTAAAAAACCAACTAACCATTTCGGAAAATACTGCAATTACCTTTGAATTGGAATTGCTGGGCGAGCAGCTTTCCGAAGTACTGATCACAAAACGTAAAGAGGAAATTTTTGCTTTGCGAAATCTAAAACAGGTAGAAGGCACTGCCATTTACGCAGGGAAAAAGAGCGAAGTGGTTATGGTAGAAAACCTTACCCTTAATACGGCAACAAACAACGCGCGCCAGATTTATGCGCAGGTTGTGGGGCTTAATATTTATGAAAACAACGACGGCGGTTTACAGTTGAACATTGGCGGACGCGGTTTAAACCCAAACCGAACCGCAAACTTTAATACACGCCAAAACGGGTACGATATTTCGGCAGATGTTTTGGGCTATCCCGAAAGTTATTATACGCCACCGGCAGATGCTATTAGTGAGATTGAAGTAGTGCGGGGCGCGGCATCCCTTCAGTACGGAACGCAGTTTGGCGGATTGATAAATTTTAAATTGCACCAACCCAATTCGAAGAAAAAAATAGAATGGGTTTCCCGACAATCCTTAGGTTCGTATAACCTTTTCAACAGTTTTAACAGCCTGGGCGGCACAGTGGGGAAGTTTGGCTATTACGCATATTACAACTTTAAAACAGGCGACGATTTTAGGCCAAATTCTGAGTTTGATTCGCACAACGCCTACGCCCATTTGGAATATAATTTTTCTGAAAACACAAAGCTCGCTTTTGAAATGAGCTATTTAAACTATTTGGCACAGCAGCCGGGAGGACTTACGGATAGTCAGTTTGAGGAGGATCCAACATTTAGCAACCGGACACGGAATTGGTTTAAGGTAGATTGGAAGTTGTATTCGTTGCGCTTGGACCACAGTTTTTCTGAAAAAACAGATGTAAGCATTAATCTTTTTGCGCTGGATGCGTTTAGAAAATCTGTGGGTTTCCGTGAAAACAGGGTTTCGCAGCAGGATAATTTGGATGCGCCGCGAGAATTGATTTCTGGAAATTTCAATAATTGGGGTGCCGAGGCTAGACTTTTAACGCACTATAATTTATTTGGAAAGGAGCATGTGGTGCTGTTCGGCGGAAAATATTACCAATCCAACAATAGCGAACGCCAAGGCCCGGGAACCAATGGTAGTGACGCAAATTTTGATTTTGCTTCGGAAGCATTTCCGAATTATCCCCGCCAAAGCGATTTTGAATTCCCGAACCTGAATTTTGCTGCTTTTGGAGAAAATATCTTCAACCTTACTCCAAAGTTTTCGGTTACGCCCGGTTTCCGATTTGAATATATAAAAACACAGAGTAAAGGGGAGTACAAAAAAATAAATTTCGACATTGCTGGCAATCCAATTTTAAACGAGGATATTGCAGATAACCGCATGTTTGATCGTGCTTTTGTGCTTTTGGGAGTGGGGTTGAGCTACAAACCCGTGAAATCCTTAGAGGTGTACGGAAACCTTAGCCAGAATTACCGATCGGTAACTTTTAATGACATTCGGATTACAAATCCTTCTTTGGTAGTGGATCCAAATATTACCGATGAACAAGGTTACACTTTTGATTTAGGCGCACGCGGCAGGGTTGGCAAATACCTTTCGTATGATATCGGTGGATTTTTTCTAAGTTATCAGGATAGGTTAGGGGTTATTGTTCGCGAAGTGAGCGATATTCAAGAGGAGCGCTTCCGTGGTAATATTGGCGATGCGGTTACCTATGGTCTGGAAAGTTTTATAGATTGGAATATTATGGAAACCTTTTCAACAAACCGAAATTTCAGGATGAATTATTTCGTGAATCTGGCATTAACCGATAGCGAGTACACTTCATCCGAAGAAAATAATGTGGAAGGCAAAAAAGTGGAATTTATTCCTGCAATCAATCTAAAAACGGGTCTTGGTTTCGGCTATAAAAACTTTTTGGGAAGTTTGCAATATACATATTTGAGCAAGCAATTTACCGATGCCACCAACAGCGGGCGTGATTTTGAAAGCCAGAGCGGTATTGTTGGCGAAATCCCGGCTTATGATATTCTAGACCTTTCACTTTCTTACACCTTTGGCCGGTTTAAGTTGGAAAGTGGAATCAACAATGTGTTGGATAATAGCTATTTTACACGAAGGGCTACTGGCTATCCAGGCCCTGGAATTCTTCCCAGCCAACCGCGTACTTGGTATGCTACGGTGCAGGTGCGATTGTAA
- a CDS encoding HTTM domain-containing protein — MFTAFQTYFRKHTQAAPLAVFRVLFGFMMALSIVRFWMNGWIEKLYIQPKFFFSYYGFEWIKPIGDYTYLLFLICGVAALFVALGYKYRIAIIVFFLSFTYIELMDKTTYLNHYYFISCVAFLMIFLPANAYFSVDAYRNPEKAFQLVPKWTVDSIKLMLGTVYFYAGLAKLNSDWLFNAMPLKIWLPSKYDLPFLGDLMQQQWVHYAFSWSGALYDLAIPFLLLYRPTRWFAFALVVIFHVMTRVLFPIGMFPYIMIVSTLIFFDAGFHQKIIRFISKLLRIDYSKMVALSQTKKYRFKRNIALPILAVFFVIQLLFPWRYLAYPNELFWTEEGYRFSWRVMLMEKAGYAQFKIKNTETGEQFLVDNTDFLSPFQEKQMSTQPDFILQYAHFLGNHFKAQGHQNVAVYAESYVALNGRLSQPYVNPNTDLMKQRESFRRKDWILPFNDTIKGF, encoded by the coding sequence ATGTTTACAGCCTTTCAAACATATTTTAGAAAACACACACAGGCCGCACCTCTCGCGGTCTTTCGTGTTCTTTTCGGATTTATGATGGCTTTGTCCATTGTTCGTTTTTGGATGAATGGTTGGATTGAAAAACTTTATATCCAACCCAAATTTTTCTTCAGTTATTATGGTTTTGAATGGATAAAGCCAATTGGCGATTACACATATCTTTTATTTTTAATCTGTGGAGTTGCAGCGCTGTTTGTGGCTTTGGGATATAAATACCGAATTGCAATAATCGTTTTCTTTTTAAGCTTCACCTATATTGAGTTGATGGATAAAACCACTTATCTCAACCATTATTATTTTATTAGCTGCGTTGCGTTTTTAATGATTTTTCTTCCCGCAAATGCATACTTTTCGGTAGATGCCTACAGAAATCCCGAAAAAGCCTTTCAGCTTGTTCCAAAATGGACGGTGGACAGTATTAAGCTTATGTTGGGTACCGTGTATTTTTATGCAGGTTTGGCAAAACTGAATAGCGATTGGCTCTTTAACGCTATGCCGCTGAAAATTTGGCTTCCCTCCAAATACGACCTTCCTTTTTTGGGAGACTTGATGCAGCAGCAATGGGTGCATTACGCTTTCAGTTGGAGTGGTGCCTTGTATGATTTAGCTATTCCCTTTTTATTGCTTTATCGGCCTACGCGTTGGTTTGCTTTTGCCTTGGTCGTAATTTTTCACGTAATGACGCGGGTTTTATTTCCTATCGGAATGTTCCCCTATATAATGATTGTTAGTACGCTTATCTTTTTTGACGCGGGTTTTCATCAAAAAATAATTCGTTTTATTTCAAAATTATTGCGAATTGATTATTCTAAAATGGTAGCATTGTCCCAAACAAAGAAATACCGTTTTAAAAGAAATATTGCCCTGCCAATTTTAGCTGTGTTTTTCGTGATTCAGCTATTGTTTCCGTGGCGCTATTTGGCGTATCCCAACGAACTTTTTTGGACGGAAGAAGGCTATCGTTTTTCGTGGCGGGTTATGTTAATGGAGAAAGCTGGATATGCACAATTCAAAATAAAAAATACTGAAACGGGAGAGCAATTTTTAGTAGATAATACAGATTTTCTGTCGCCATTTCAGGAGAAGCAAATGAGCACCCAACCGGATTTTATATTGCAATACGCACATTTTTTGGGAAATCATTTTAAAGCCCAAGGTCACCAAAATGTAGCGGTGTATGCAGAAAGTTACGTAGCACTTAACGGCAGGTTGAGCCAGCCCTACGTAAACCCAAATACAGATTTGATGAAACAACGCGAATCCTTCCGAAGAAAAGATTGGATTTTGCCATTTAACGATACCATTAAAGGATTTTAA